The Candidatus Lernaella stagnicola sequence CAGCGGCGCCAAACGTGGATCGCGTTCCGATAAGTACGACACCCCATCGGAGGCCTGTCCCTCAAAAACGCTATGATAATCCGACACGACCGCCGTAAAACCCACGTCCAGCCAAGCCAAAAGAGTGCCCACACAGCCGCCAAGGCTGTGGCCGACAAAGCCGCATCGTCCGACTCGTTCACGCTCTTGAAGATAGCGCAGCCAGAGGCGCGCCTCGAGAACATGGGCCTCCAGCTTCGAAGATCCGGCCGCGAGCAGGGCTCGCGCGGCACGGTCTTCATGCGGCCTACCTCCGGCCGCCCGCAGTGTGGGGGCCAACACGAAGTAGCCCCGCTCGCACAGTTCCGCCAACCCGGAGCGCGTTACAAACACCTCCGGCGACTGCCCGTGGCCATGGAAAGCGAGCACCGCCGGTGCGCCGGGCGCTGCGCGCGCGGGTGTCACCAACAACGCCGGAAGGTCTCCCAGAACGGGATCGCGAAGCAAAATATCCGTCGCCCGGCAACTGCCGAAGGCGCCCCGCTCGCGTTTCTCCAGCCGTGCCGCCGAGTCGGCCTCAACAGGCAATGGCGGCAGTAGGCGACGCAGCGTCACGCCGAGTTTCCGGCCTTCCTCAATTACCTGGGGCCTTCGCGCGAGTTTCGCGGCCAGGCGTTCGTAGTCGGCCGAAAGGTTCAAGCAACGGGGATCGTCACAGCCGATAGACTGCCAGGGCCAGCCGCTCGATCGCGGGAACGGGGCGGGGGTTTCGTTCCGACCACTCATGAAGTGAATCGCCGCCAAGCCCATTGCAATGACAAGCGCGGCGATGGGCAGAGCCTTTTTCACGTTGCGTTGCTCCACGGAACGTTGGTGCTAACACGACCACCGGTGTTGTCGTGCTTAGCGCCGCCCGCGCTGCGGCCGGCGGTCGCGACTGCGGTCATCGTCGGCCAGGTGGATCTGCACTCGTTTCACCTCGCCGTTACCGATGGAGCGGGTGCGAAGTTCGGAAAACTGAGTGATTTCCGAATGGACGATTTTGCGCATGGCCGCGTCGAGCAGTTCTGTACGCAGCGGGCGACGCTCGTCAAGCACGCGCTTGGCCAAGCGGTGCACCTTCTCGCGCAGCCCGTCCACACGCCGTTCGCGGTACCCTTCAGAGTCGACGATGATCCGCTTGCCGGCCCACATCTGCTTCTGGGTCATGCGGGTCATCAGGAACTGGATCGCCTCCAGCGTCGCGCCTTTGCGACCGATAAAGATGCCGCTGCCGTCGCTACGAATGTCGAGGTTGAGTTCATCGTCGTTTTCGGTTGCGAGAACGGTTGCCTCGGGAACGATGGTTTGGGCAATGCGCAGGAGCGCGTCGGCAGGGTTGAAACCGTCGACGGGCAGCTTCGCGGGCGTGAGAGGTTTGCGCGGCGAAAGAACGCGCGGCTCGTCACGCGGGACGTCGGAGTCGAAACGCAGTTCGTTAGCGATCTTATCGGCCATCGACGGGCCTTTGACCCGCGCCCGAATGCGGGCCTTTTTGCCGAAAAGCGCTTTGAATGAACCGGGCTCATCGATTATTTCGACGTCCAACTGTTCGGTTCCGACGCCCAGTTCCGCGGCGGCCGCGGCCATGCAATCTTCAACGGTCTTGCCGGTGAATTCTTGTTTGCTTTCGTGTGCTTCAGTCATGATTCTATTTCCCTCCGGCGGTCGTCTGGGCAGGTGCCGGGTCATCGCCGAAATACTTGTTGGTGACCACCTGCTGCAGGATCGAAAGAATGTTGTTGGTCAGCCAGTAGAGCACCAAACCCGCGGGGAAACTCAAGAAGAGGAACGTGAAGATGACAGGCATCATCATCATGATGCGTTGTTGCGCGGGGTCGGCGGTCGATGGCGTCATGCGTTGGGACAGGAACATCGACACGCCCATCAGCAAGGGCGTAATGAAGTACGGATCTTGCGCCGACAGGTCCTGTAGCCAAAACATGAATGGTGTATGCCGTAACTCAATGGCAAACCCCAGTGCCCGGTAAAAGGCAATGAAGATCGGCAACTGCAGTAACATGGGCAAGCAGCCGCCGGCGGGGTTTACTTTGTGGACGCGGTAAAGCGCCATCATTTCCTGATTGAGCTTTTCCTTTTCGTCTTTGAATTTCTCTTTGAGCTTCGCAATCTCCGGCTGCAGCTTGGCCATCTGCCGCATCGATTTGAAACTCTTGTGCTGCAAGGGGAACATGAACACCTTGATGATTACCGTCACCAGGATGATCGCCACGCCGTAGTTGTGGGTTAGCCCGGCGAAGAAGATCAGCGCGTACATCAGATAACGGGCGATGACGTCGAACCATCCAAAATCGATGGATTTATCAAAGTGGAATTTCGGTCCGTTGTTGCCGGCGGAAATAAATTCTCGCTTCTTGGGACCGAGATACGCCTTGAAAACCACCTTCTTGCTGCTGCCCGCCGGGATGTTCAGCGGTTCGGCGAGCAGACGCGCCTCCATCACGTTGCCCGGCAACACCTTGATCTGCGCGCGCGCATTCTGCACCGGGAAGCTTTCCTGGTCCGGACCGACCAAGGCCGCAAAGTAGTTGTCGGCAAAGCCGGTCCAGTACGTCGCGCCCGGCGGTACGTCGTCGGGCTCCACCTTGGCGATATGCTTTGCTTCCAGGCTGCCGTCGACGTAATTGATCTGTAGCGGCTGGTTGTAGTCGCGATAGAAAAACGACGAGTTGTCTTCGATGATCTGGTCGTACACCGCGCAGAAAGGCTGGACGACGGCGGTTTGCCCCGCCGCGTTGGCTATCTCCATTTCCACGTCGATATTGTAGGGCAGCTCCTGCGGCGTATTGCCCCGTGGCCGGAAGCGAATCGTTTTCGTCACCGTGAGCGCGCCGGCTTGGCGGCTCAACGTGACTGACGAGGAGTCCTGGTCGATTTCCTGCCACGGCTCTTTGCCGCTGAGCCCCTGCATCTGGTGCAGCGCGCAGACCAGTTGGTCCTGATCGGCGTAATCCTGGGGAGCAACCTTCTTTTTCACCACGGGCCGCGCGTAGGGCGCGAGGTTGACCCGCAGGCGTTCCGGCTCCGGTTTGTCGGCGTCTTCGGTGGTTTGAAAATACTTGAGCAGATTCCAGCGCCGGACGCTGCCGCTCTC is a genomic window containing:
- a CDS encoding Jag N-terminal domain-containing protein is translated as MTEAHESKQEFTGKTVEDCMAAAAAELGVGTEQLDVEIIDEPGSFKALFGKKARIRARVKGPSMADKIANELRFDSDVPRDEPRVLSPRKPLTPAKLPVDGFNPADALLRIAQTIVPEATVLATENDDELNLDIRSDGSGIFIGRKGATLEAIQFLMTRMTQKQMWAGKRIIVDSEGYRERRVDGLREKVHRLAKRVLDERRPLRTELLDAAMRKIVHSEITQFSELRTRSIGNGEVKRVQIHLADDDRSRDRRPQRGRR
- a CDS encoding alpha/beta fold hydrolase, producing the protein MKKALPIAALVIAMGLAAIHFMSGRNETPAPFPRSSGWPWQSIGCDDPRCLNLSADYERLAAKLARRPQVIEEGRKLGVTLRRLLPPLPVEADSAARLEKRERGAFGSCRATDILLRDPVLGDLPALLVTPARAAPGAPAVLAFHGHGQSPEVFVTRSGLAELCERGYFVLAPTLRAAGGRPHEDRAARALLAAGSSKLEAHVLEARLWLRYLQERERVGRCGFVGHSLGGCVGTLLAWLDVGFTAVVSDYHSVFEGQASDGVSYLSERDPRLAPLASYLNELHNAPVSALHTSYGLTQRDEIRAFLDRHLVE
- the yidC gene encoding membrane protein insertase YidC — its product is MDRNFVIAMVLMILVLVVWQGFFTPDPPPPAEDMTPAGDAPTASPTPASSPATADTAEPMQTPPPLGTPTPLPTPTPAVETGTDSNAAPAAPQAVGLFEKNFSGDLVSGSVTNAESGSVRRWNLLKYFQTTEDADKPEPERLRVNLAPYARPVVKKKVAPQDYADQDQLVCALHQMQGLSGKEPWQEIDQDSSSVTLSRQAGALTVTKTIRFRPRGNTPQELPYNIDVEMEIANAAGQTAVVQPFCAVYDQIIEDNSSFFYRDYNQPLQINYVDGSLEAKHIAKVEPDDVPPGATYWTGFADNYFAALVGPDQESFPVQNARAQIKVLPGNVMEARLLAEPLNIPAGSSKKVVFKAYLGPKKREFISAGNNGPKFHFDKSIDFGWFDVIARYLMYALIFFAGLTHNYGVAIILVTVIIKVFMFPLQHKSFKSMRQMAKLQPEIAKLKEKFKDEKEKLNQEMMALYRVHKVNPAGGCLPMLLQLPIFIAFYRALGFAIELRHTPFMFWLQDLSAQDPYFITPLLMGVSMFLSQRMTPSTADPAQQRIMMMMPVIFTFLFLSFPAGLVLYWLTNNILSILQQVVTNKYFGDDPAPAQTTAGGK